Proteins co-encoded in one Nothobranchius furzeri strain GRZ-AD chromosome 4, NfurGRZ-RIMD1, whole genome shotgun sequence genomic window:
- the LOC107389010 gene encoding zinc finger protein 271 isoform X2 gives MSLDKTCKEEENELTVRQLVQPTKTSGDLKRHQRINTAEKPFPCDHCGKRFTQSRDVKRHQRIHTAEKPFPCDHCGKRFTQSRDVKRHQRIHTGEQPFACNHCGKCFNDSSNMKRHQRIHTGEKPFPCDHCGKRFTQSGDLKRHQRIHTREKPFPCDHCGKRFTQSRNLKHHQRIHTGEKPFPCHHCGKRFTQSRNLKHHQRIHTGEKPFACIHCGKCFNGSA, from the exons ATGTCACTAGATAAG ACGTGCAAAGAAGAGGAGAATGAACTGACTGTAAGACAGTTGGTTCAACCAACCAAAACGTCAGGGGATTTGAAACGTCACCAGAGGATCAACACTGCAGAAAAGCCATTTCCCTGTGATCACTGTGGAAAACGTTTTACTCAGTCAAGAGATGTCAAACGTCACCAGAGGATCCACACTGCAGAAAAGCCATTTCCCTGTGATCACTGTGGAAAACGTTTTACTCAGTCAAGAGATGTCAAACGTCACCAGAGGATCCACACTGGAGAACAACCGTTTGCCTGCAACCATTGTGGGAAATGTTTTAATGACTCCTCGAATATGAAACGTCACCAGCGGATCCACACTGGAGAAAAACCGTTTCCCTGTGATCACTGTGGAAAACGTTTTACCCAATCAGGAGATCTCAAAAGACACCAGAGAATCCACACTAGAGAAAAACCGTTTCCCTGTGATCACTGTGGAAAACGTTTTACCCAATCAAGAAATCTCAAACATCACCAGAGAATCCACACTGGAGAAAAACCGTTTCCCTGTCATCACTGTGGAAAACGTTTTACCCAATCAAGAAATCTCAAACATCACCAGAGAATCCACACTGGAGAAAAACCGTTTGCCTGCATCCATTGTGGGAAATGCTTTAATGGCTCAGCGTAA
- the LOC107389010 gene encoding zinc finger protein 271 isoform X1 — protein sequence MSLDKKQTCKEEENELTVRQLVQPTKTSGDLKRHQRINTAEKPFPCDHCGKRFTQSRDVKRHQRIHTAEKPFPCDHCGKRFTQSRDVKRHQRIHTGEQPFACNHCGKCFNDSSNMKRHQRIHTGEKPFPCDHCGKRFTQSGDLKRHQRIHTREKPFPCDHCGKRFTQSRNLKHHQRIHTGEKPFPCHHCGKRFTQSRNLKHHQRIHTGEKPFACIHCGKCFNGSA from the exons ATGTCACTAGATAAG AAACAGACGTGCAAAGAAGAGGAGAATGAACTGACTGTAAGACAGTTGGTTCAACCAACCAAAACGTCAGGGGATTTGAAACGTCACCAGAGGATCAACACTGCAGAAAAGCCATTTCCCTGTGATCACTGTGGAAAACGTTTTACTCAGTCAAGAGATGTCAAACGTCACCAGAGGATCCACACTGCAGAAAAGCCATTTCCCTGTGATCACTGTGGAAAACGTTTTACTCAGTCAAGAGATGTCAAACGTCACCAGAGGATCCACACTGGAGAACAACCGTTTGCCTGCAACCATTGTGGGAAATGTTTTAATGACTCCTCGAATATGAAACGTCACCAGCGGATCCACACTGGAGAAAAACCGTTTCCCTGTGATCACTGTGGAAAACGTTTTACCCAATCAGGAGATCTCAAAAGACACCAGAGAATCCACACTAGAGAAAAACCGTTTCCCTGTGATCACTGTGGAAAACGTTTTACCCAATCAAGAAATCTCAAACATCACCAGAGAATCCACACTGGAGAAAAACCGTTTCCCTGTCATCACTGTGGAAAACGTTTTACCCAATCAAGAAATCTCAAACATCACCAGAGAATCCACACTGGAGAAAAACCGTTTGCCTGCATCCATTGTGGGAAATGCTTTAATGGCTCAGCGTAA